The following proteins come from a genomic window of Bacteroides sp.:
- a CDS encoding PDZ domain-containing protein: protein MKHFFKKIMLVASLLFLFQGVMALEDARLMRYPHISGNQIVFVYAGDLWTVSASGGDARRLTSHDGLELFPKISPDGQWIAFSAEYTGTRQVYVMPAEGGTPKQLTFYNDVGPMPQRGGFDNVVLDWTADSKKILFRSNRTEYGERMGKYFLVSIDGGFEEELPIPYAGFGVLSPDNKKMAFTWVDREFRTWKRYKGGRASDIWIYDLEQNLSEKITNWEGTDQIPHWYNNKIYFASDRDLWLNIYSYDVSTKEVKQLTRHNEFDVMWPAGSKNLLVYESGGQLFKLNLDTERQERVVVNIHFDNENTLPYFKNVKGNIHSTAISPSGSRVLLDARGDIFSVPAGPGTIFNLTNTQGVREVYPQWSPDGKWISYYSDETGEYEVFLLENKEGAQPRQITSNSKGWKYQAEWSPDSRYLTFFDRSMYLQVLDVQTSEVTRVDRATSDEIRSYSFSPDSKWITYTKNSTNDQSAVWVYEIASGNKMQLTDDTFNDMSPVFSKDGQYIFFLSNRDFNLAFSDFEFNYLYNNATRIYALPLTNDSPRLFEPKETLEQTGDNEKKEENKDVVVRIDPQNAGNRIVAFPLSSGTYGNLQAVKDGIVYSNNEGLNRYNVKEQKNEVIMPGIRGATVSADGSKFLYMQRGEYAVASLAPNQKAGEGQLDLKDLTMKIEPRKEWEQIFRDGWRIVRDYYYVSNIHNVDWDGFYARYSQLLPSVNHRFDLDYMFGEMVAETNAGHAYVDYGEWDRPQRIQNGLLGAKLAADVQNNRYRITRIYEGENWNPSRRSPLTEQGIDIREGDFIISIDGQDVTLANNPYIFLENRVDKATRITVNSRPVAEGARTFTIRPIASELELMYLDWVNTRREIVDSLSGGRIGYIHVPNTAVEGNRELNRGIYAYHDKEALIIDERFNGGGFIPDRLTELLTRETHAYWHRAGLDPMRTPGIAHDGPKAMLINQYSSSGGDAFPYFFRQKNLG from the coding sequence ATGAAACATTTTTTCAAAAAGATCATGCTTGTGGCATCCCTGCTCTTTCTGTTCCAGGGTGTCATGGCGCTTGAAGATGCACGGCTGATGCGCTATCCTCATATCAGCGGCAATCAAATTGTTTTTGTTTATGCAGGTGACTTGTGGACAGTTTCCGCCAGTGGCGGTGATGCACGCCGCCTCACCTCTCACGATGGTCTGGAGCTCTTCCCGAAGATCTCACCTGATGGCCAGTGGATCGCCTTCTCTGCAGAATACACCGGCACCCGCCAGGTGTATGTGATGCCAGCAGAAGGTGGTACGCCAAAACAACTCACATTTTACAACGATGTGGGCCCCATGCCTCAGCGCGGCGGATTTGACAACGTGGTGCTCGACTGGACTGCCGACAGCAAAAAAATCCTGTTCCGAAGCAACCGTACCGAATATGGCGAACGTATGGGAAAATACTTCCTGGTGAGTATCGACGGGGGTTTTGAAGAAGAGCTGCCCATCCCTTATGCCGGCTTCGGGGTACTCTCCCCCGACAACAAGAAAATGGCCTTTACCTGGGTGGACAGGGAATTCCGTACCTGGAAACGCTATAAGGGCGGAAGGGCCAGCGATATATGGATCTATGACCTGGAGCAAAACCTCTCGGAAAAAATCACCAACTGGGAAGGCACCGATCAAATCCCCCACTGGTACAACAACAAAATCTATTTTGCCTCTGACCGCGACCTCTGGCTCAACATTTACAGTTATGATGTCAGCACCAAAGAGGTCAAACAACTCACCCGTCACAACGAATTCGACGTGATGTGGCCGGCTGGCAGCAAAAACCTGCTGGTATATGAAAGCGGCGGTCAGCTCTTCAAACTCAATCTGGACACCGAAAGGCAGGAACGCGTGGTGGTGAACATCCACTTCGACAATGAAAACACCCTGCCCTATTTCAAGAATGTAAAAGGCAACATTCACAGCACTGCCATTTCACCTTCCGGCAGCAGGGTCCTCCTCGATGCCCGTGGCGATATCTTCTCGGTACCAGCAGGACCCGGCACCATCTTCAACCTCACCAACACCCAGGGCGTTCGCGAAGTTTACCCCCAATGGTCGCCCGATGGAAAGTGGATCTCCTATTATTCGGATGAGACCGGAGAATACGAGGTTTTCCTGCTTGAAAACAAGGAAGGAGCCCAACCGCGGCAAATCACCAGCAATTCAAAAGGCTGGAAATACCAGGCTGAATGGTCGCCTGACAGTCGCTACCTCACCTTCTTCGACCGTAGCATGTACCTGCAGGTGCTCGATGTGCAGACCAGTGAGGTCACCCGTGTGGACCGTGCCACTTCTGATGAGATCAGGTCGTACAGCTTCTCCCCCGACTCAAAATGGATCACCTACACCAAGAACAGCACAAACGATCAGAGCGCGGTGTGGGTCTATGAAATTGCCAGTGGCAATAAGATGCAACTTACCGATGATACATTCAACGATATGAGTCCCGTGTTCTCGAAGGACGGGCAATACATCTTCTTCCTCTCCAACCGCGATTTCAACCTTGCCTTTTCAGACTTCGAGTTTAACTACCTCTACAACAATGCCACCCGCATTTATGCCCTGCCGCTGACCAACGATAGCCCAAGGCTGTTTGAACCCAAAGAAACCCTGGAACAGACGGGGGATAACGAAAAGAAAGAGGAAAACAAGGATGTGGTGGTTCGCATCGATCCACAGAATGCCGGGAATCGCATTGTGGCCTTCCCCCTGTCTTCAGGTACCTATGGGAACCTGCAGGCCGTGAAGGATGGTATCGTTTATTCAAACAACGAAGGACTGAACCGCTACAACGTAAAAGAACAGAAAAACGAGGTGATTATGCCGGGCATCCGGGGGGCCACTGTTTCGGCTGATGGCAGCAAGTTCCTGTATATGCAAAGGGGCGAATATGCCGTGGCGAGCCTGGCACCCAACCAGAAGGCAGGCGAGGGCCAGCTCGACCTGAAAGACCTCACCATGAAAATTGAGCCCCGCAAGGAATGGGAACAGATCTTCAGGGATGGCTGGCGCATCGTCCGCGATTATTACTACGTTTCAAACATCCATAATGTCGACTGGGATGGCTTCTATGCACGCTATTCACAACTTCTGCCATCGGTGAACCACCGCTTCGACCTCGATTATATGTTTGGGGAGATGGTGGCTGAGACCAATGCAGGCCACGCCTACGTCGATTATGGCGAATGGGATCGCCCGCAGCGAATTCAGAACGGACTGTTGGGCGCCAAACTGGCTGCTGATGTCCAGAATAACCGCTACCGCATCACCAGGATCTATGAAGGGGAAAACTGGAACCCGTCTCGCCGCTCGCCGCTCACCGAACAAGGTATTGACATTCGCGAAGGCGACTTCATCATCAGCATCGATGGACAAGATGTGACCCTTGCCAATAACCCCTATATTTTCCTTGAGAACCGTGTGGACAAGGCCACCCGCATCACTGTAAACAGCAGGCCTGTGGCTGAAGGCGCCCGCACCTTTACCATCCGCCCCATTGCCAGCGAGCTTGAATTGATGTACCTCGACTGGGTAAACACCCGAAGGGAAATCGTTGACAGTCTCTCGGGCGGCCGCATAGGTTATATTCATGTTCCCAATACCGCCGTGGAAGGCAACCGCGAACTCAACCGTGGAATTTATGCCTATCATGACAAGGAAGCCCTGATCATCGATGAGCGTTTCAATGGAGGCGGCTTTATTCCCGATCGCCTCACTGAACTGCTCACCCGTGAAACCCACGCCTACTGGCACCGTGCAGGTCTTGACCCCATGCGCACCCCCGGGATCGCTCACGATGGGCCCAAGGCCATGCTCATCAACCAGTATTCTTCTTCCGGCGGTGACGCTTTCCCCTATTTCTTCCGCCAGAAAAACCTGGGT